A genomic segment from Sulfuritalea hydrogenivorans sk43H encodes:
- a CDS encoding transglutaminase TgpA family protein, with protein sequence MARSNRPVSRRQAWWLLATALAAFLPLTPQLPLWLSLAAGAAFSWRAALTWWQWRLPPRWLLVLLVVAGTAGVLMQYRTILGRTPGIALLVVFLGLKLLELRTARDAVATALLCYFLVLGQFLFTQTIPTALLAAMTVLITTATLLAASDDRPSPRQQIRRAGLMLGQALPFMLLLFLLFPRVQGPLWGIPQDRFSAVSGVSDTMAPGSIAQLSQSDAIAFRVQFKGEVPPQSQLYWRGPVMPAFDGRSWRVAQTRGAYSEIPYPGIGQPVDYEVTLEPHGKFWLFSLELPASLPPESGLTSDYQPVARQAVRNRMRYAQRAWPEAIAGANETPGILRDALALPKGGNPRTRAISEGWRAQHGNDGAAILAAAEDLFNRQLLIYTLNPPLLGADMVDEFLFDTKRGFCEHFAAAFVFALRAAGVPARVVAGYQGGEVNPVDGFLVVRQYDAHAWTEVWIAGRGWMRVDPTAISAPSRINSNLAAAVPSGEPLPFLARGDLAWLKELRNRLDAVTNGWNQWVLGYNPQRQRDLLASLGMTEPDWRSMTAVLSVLCGAVMLGLTGWILRNRMRVDPALAAWRRFTARLARHGVAWRPWEGPQAFAERAAVQIPAQAQTIREIAELYARLRYGPTPQLPDLAQLKMKIAAFKP encoded by the coding sequence ATGGCTCGCAGTAACCGCCCCGTCAGCCGACGCCAGGCGTGGTGGCTGCTGGCTACCGCGCTGGCGGCCTTCCTGCCGCTGACTCCGCAGCTTCCGCTGTGGCTCTCGCTTGCCGCCGGGGCCGCATTCAGCTGGCGTGCGGCACTCACCTGGTGGCAATGGCGGTTGCCGCCGCGCTGGCTGCTGGTCCTGCTGGTAGTTGCCGGCACCGCAGGCGTACTGATGCAGTACCGGACCATCCTCGGCCGCACGCCCGGAATTGCCCTGCTGGTGGTCTTTCTCGGCCTCAAGCTGCTCGAACTGCGCACTGCGCGCGATGCGGTGGCCACGGCCTTGTTGTGCTACTTCCTGGTCCTCGGCCAGTTCCTGTTTACCCAAACCATTCCCACGGCGCTGCTGGCGGCAATGACCGTGCTGATCACTACCGCCACCCTGCTCGCCGCCAGCGATGACCGCCCGTCGCCACGGCAGCAAATTCGCCGTGCCGGACTGATGCTGGGGCAGGCGCTGCCTTTCATGCTGCTGCTGTTCCTCCTGTTCCCGCGCGTCCAGGGGCCGCTGTGGGGCATCCCGCAGGATCGCTTTTCCGCGGTCTCCGGAGTGTCCGACACGATGGCACCCGGTTCGATCGCACAGCTCTCGCAGTCCGATGCGATCGCCTTCCGGGTGCAGTTCAAGGGCGAAGTTCCGCCGCAGTCACAGCTGTATTGGCGCGGCCCGGTGATGCCGGCGTTTGACGGCCGCAGCTGGCGCGTCGCGCAAACCCGGGGCGCGTATTCCGAAATTCCGTATCCAGGAATCGGCCAGCCGGTGGACTACGAAGTGACGCTGGAGCCGCATGGAAAATTTTGGCTGTTTTCGCTGGAACTGCCTGCCAGCCTGCCGCCGGAAAGCGGGCTGACCAGCGACTACCAGCCCGTCGCGCGCCAGGCCGTGCGCAACCGCATGCGCTATGCGCAACGCGCCTGGCCGGAAGCGATCGCCGGCGCGAACGAGACACCCGGCATTCTGCGCGATGCGCTGGCGCTGCCGAAAGGCGGAAACCCCCGCACACGCGCCATCAGCGAGGGCTGGCGCGCGCAGCACGGCAACGACGGCGCTGCGATCCTCGCCGCCGCGGAGGACCTGTTCAATCGGCAACTGCTGATCTACACGCTGAATCCGCCGCTGCTGGGCGCCGACATGGTCGACGAGTTCCTGTTCGATACCAAGCGCGGCTTCTGCGAACACTTTGCCGCCGCCTTTGTCTTCGCGCTGCGCGCCGCCGGCGTTCCGGCACGGGTAGTGGCCGGCTACCAGGGCGGCGAAGTCAATCCGGTGGACGGCTTTCTGGTCGTGCGCCAGTACGACGCCCATGCCTGGACCGAGGTCTGGATTGCCGGACGCGGCTGGATGCGCGTCGATCCGACGGCGATTTCCGCGCCGAGCCGGATCAACAGCAACCTTGCCGCCGCCGTCCCCTCGGGAGAGCCACTGCCGTTTCTGGCGCGCGGCGATCTGGCCTGGCTCAAGGAATTGCGCAACCGCCTCGACGCCGTCACCAATGGCTGGAATCAGTGGGTGCTCGGCTACAACCCGCAGCGCCAACGCGACCTGCTTGCCAGCCTGGGAATGACTGAGCCTGACTGGCGCAGCATGACCGCAGTCCTTTCGGTGCTCTGCGGTGCGGTCATGCTCGGACTGACCGGCTGGATTTTGCGCAACCGCATGCGCGTCGATCCGGCACTTGCCGCATGGCGGCGATTCACCGCCCGCCTGGCCAGGCACGGCGTTGCATGGCGGCCATGGGAAGGTCCGCAGGCCTTTGCCGAACGCGCCGCCGTGCAAATCCCCGCACAAGCCCAAACTATTCGCGAGATCGCCGAGCTGTATGCGCGGCTACGCTATGGTCCGACGCCGCAACTCCCCGACCTGGCGCAACTCAAGATGAAAATCGCCGCTTTCAAGCCATGA
- the mltB gene encoding lytic murein transglycosylase B has product MTRLLLLLLLILPGAVAAAEPYAQRADVRAFVEDMHSRHGFDAGVLDALFRRTKPVAAVIKAIMPPKDPAVRSWQAYRGRFVEPRRIAAGRRFMHIHAADLTAAATRYGVPAEVIAAVIGVETLYGKQLGRFDTFAALTTLAFDYPPRAELFRGELEELLLLAREENRSVLSYTGSYAGALGLPQFLPSSRRRFAIDFDQDGRIDLTASPADAIGSVANFLAEHGWERDAPIAAIVTATGDGVQALIDQGIAPKHTQQQMALANVSILTVGAGDTAIPERPAALIDLATPGAATEHRLGYRNFYVITRYNRSSFYAAAVMDLATALRDSK; this is encoded by the coding sequence ATGACACGCCTGCTCCTGCTTTTATTGCTGATCCTGCCCGGTGCCGTCGCCGCTGCGGAACCCTATGCGCAACGCGCCGATGTGCGGGCATTCGTCGAGGACATGCACAGCCGGCACGGATTCGATGCCGGCGTCCTGGATGCGCTGTTCCGCCGGACCAAACCGGTCGCCGCGGTGATCAAGGCGATCATGCCGCCCAAGGATCCCGCCGTGCGCTCCTGGCAGGCTTATCGGGGACGCTTTGTCGAGCCCCGGCGCATCGCCGCCGGAAGGCGCTTCATGCACATCCATGCCGCGGACCTCACAGCGGCGGCAACGCGCTATGGCGTGCCGGCCGAGGTCATCGCGGCAGTCATCGGCGTCGAGACCCTCTACGGCAAACAACTGGGCCGCTTCGACACCTTCGCCGCGCTGACCACGCTGGCCTTCGACTACCCGCCACGCGCAGAGCTGTTTCGCGGGGAACTGGAAGAACTGCTGCTGTTGGCGCGCGAGGAGAACCGCAGCGTCCTGAGCTATACCGGTTCGTACGCCGGTGCCCTGGGCTTGCCACAATTCCTGCCTTCCTCCCGACGGCGTTTCGCCATCGATTTCGACCAGGACGGCCGCATCGATCTCACCGCCAGTCCGGCCGATGCGATCGGCAGCGTGGCCAATTTCCTGGCCGAGCATGGCTGGGAAAGGGATGCGCCGATCGCCGCAATCGTCACCGCCACCGGCGACGGCGTGCAAGCGCTGATCGACCAAGGCATCGCACCGAAGCATACGCAGCAGCAGATGGCGCTTGCCAACGTCAGCATCCTGACAGTCGGCGCTGGCGACACGGCGATTCCCGAACGACCGGCCGCGCTGATCGACCTGGCCACCCCGGGCGCCGCCACGGAGCACCGTCTCGGCTATCGCAACTTCTATGTCATCACGCGTTACAACCGCAGCAGCTTCTACGCCGCGGCCGTCATGGACCTCGCTACCGCCTTGCGCGACTCAAAGTAG
- the rpoS gene encoding RNA polymerase sigma factor RpoS, whose product MGDEAFPADREEAEAVADSHESGLIEDITQVYLHEIGATPLLTATEEISLARATRDGDFAARQHMIEANLRLVVSIARHYMHRGLPLDDLIEEGNLGLIHALEKFDPERGFRFSTYATWWIRQHVERAIMNQSRTVRLPIYVIKELNLVLRAMRRLDRERNPQDDAHGAMLEDVARLLDRPVDEIRQLLMLNERSTSLDSPLDIDPDLSMSDSMADDAAENPESHLAQHEAEGLVAEWVAQLTERQRLVVERRYGLGGQDASTLESIAVDLDLTRERVRQIQMEALSKLRKRIARDGLTPDALL is encoded by the coding sequence ATGGGGGACGAGGCCTTCCCGGCGGATCGCGAAGAAGCTGAAGCCGTGGCGGACTCGCACGAGTCCGGCCTGATCGAAGACATCACCCAGGTCTATCTCCACGAGATCGGCGCAACGCCGTTGCTGACTGCCACGGAGGAGATCAGCCTGGCGCGTGCCACCCGGGATGGCGACTTTGCGGCACGCCAGCACATGATCGAAGCCAATTTGCGGCTGGTGGTGAGCATCGCCCGGCACTACATGCATCGTGGCCTGCCACTCGACGACCTGATCGAGGAAGGCAATCTGGGGCTGATCCATGCGCTGGAGAAATTCGATCCGGAACGCGGATTCCGCTTTTCGACCTACGCCACCTGGTGGATTCGGCAGCATGTCGAACGCGCGATCATGAACCAGTCGCGCACCGTGCGTTTGCCGATCTACGTGATCAAGGAGCTCAACCTCGTGTTGCGCGCCATGCGCCGGCTCGATCGCGAGCGCAATCCGCAGGATGACGCGCATGGCGCCATGCTGGAAGACGTGGCGCGCCTGCTCGATCGCCCGGTGGACGAGATACGGCAACTGCTGATGCTCAACGAGCGTTCCACCTCGCTCGATTCGCCGCTCGACATCGATCCCGATCTGTCGATGTCCGATTCGATGGCCGATGACGCAGCCGAAAATCCGGAGAGCCATCTTGCCCAGCATGAGGCCGAGGGCCTCGTTGCGGAATGGGTGGCGCAGCTTACCGAGCGCCAGCGTCTGGTGGTCGAACGCCGCTATGGCCTGGGCGGGCAGGACGCCAGCACGCTGGAAAGCATCGCCGTTGATCTGGACTTGACGCGCGAACGGGTGCGGCAGATACAGATGGAGGCGCTATCCAAACTGCGGAAGCGCATCGCACGTGACGGGCTGACGCCCGACGCGCTACTTTGA
- a CDS encoding peptidoglycan DD-metalloendopeptidase family protein, translating into MNAARLMLVMLLPIIAGCASHAPAPVEERGGAPAATKPAAPVQAAATTDSRIGYHSVKKGDTLYSIALDNGQDYKDVAAWNNLENPNRIMIGQQLRVTPPDNGAPVAVAKPVSSGGPIEVKQSATPASSNTDTLKREPRGGKLAYSEEALARARQGEAAARPVDTRPEPKPVEAQPVDKPVVAGDEVEWMWPASGKLITPFAEGSSKGIDIAGKGGDPVLAAAGGVVSYAGAGLRGYGNLVVLRHNGTYLSVYAHNSKILVKEKQTVTKGQKIAEIGSTDSDSPRLHFEIRRQGKPADPQKFLPAR; encoded by the coding sequence ATGAACGCTGCGCGCCTGATGCTGGTAATGCTGCTGCCGATCATTGCCGGCTGCGCCAGCCATGCGCCCGCGCCGGTGGAGGAGCGGGGCGGCGCCCCCGCCGCGACAAAACCCGCGGCTCCGGTGCAGGCAGCGGCGACGACGGATTCCCGGATCGGCTATCACAGCGTGAAGAAGGGCGACACGCTCTACAGCATTGCGCTGGACAACGGCCAGGACTACAAGGACGTGGCGGCCTGGAACAATCTCGAAAACCCCAACCGGATCATGATCGGCCAGCAGCTGCGCGTTACGCCGCCCGACAATGGCGCTCCGGTTGCGGTGGCCAAGCCAGTGAGTTCCGGCGGGCCGATCGAAGTGAAACAGTCGGCCACGCCTGCCAGCAGCAATACGGATACCCTCAAGCGCGAGCCGAGGGGCGGCAAGCTGGCCTATTCCGAGGAGGCGCTGGCCAGGGCACGACAGGGAGAAGCGGCCGCCAGGCCGGTGGACACCAGGCCCGAGCCGAAGCCAGTCGAAGCGCAGCCGGTCGACAAGCCGGTTGTCGCCGGTGACGAGGTGGAGTGGATGTGGCCGGCCAGCGGCAAGCTGATCACGCCATTTGCCGAGGGGAGCAGCAAGGGCATCGATATCGCCGGCAAGGGCGGAGACCCGGTGCTGGCGGCGGCGGGCGGCGTGGTGTCATACGCCGGCGCGGGTTTGCGCGGGTACGGCAATCTGGTGGTGCTGCGCCACAATGGAACCTATCTGTCGGTGTATGCGCATAACAGCAAGATTCTGGTCAAGGAAAAGCAGACGGTGACCAAGGGCCAGAAGATTGCCGAAATCGGAAGCACCGACTCGGACAGTCCGCGGCTGCATTTCGAGATTCGTCGCCAGGGCAAGCCGGCCGATCCGCAGAAGTTTCTTCCTGCCCGCTGA
- a CDS encoding protein-L-isoaspartate(D-aspartate) O-methyltransferase, producing MNTAAVTGIGMTSQRTRTRMVERLREQGIRDTRVLHAMGLVPRHIFIEQALANRAYDDTALPLGFGQTISQPYVVARMIEILMAGRELGKTLEIGAGCGYQAAILGVLSKHVFAVERVAPLLARARDNLKQLKLSHIRLKHADGNLGLPEAAPFDTIILAAAAADVPQTLLAQLAKGGRLVMPLGSAEQVISLVERTEGGFVETRFDAVRFVPLLPGVE from the coding sequence ATGAATACGGCCGCGGTCACCGGCATTGGCATGACTTCGCAGCGCACCCGTACGCGCATGGTGGAACGCCTGCGCGAACAGGGCATTCGCGATACCCGGGTACTGCACGCGATGGGCCTGGTGCCGCGACACATTTTCATCGAGCAGGCGCTGGCGAATCGCGCCTACGACGACACGGCGCTGCCGCTCGGTTTTGGCCAGACGATCTCGCAACCCTACGTGGTGGCGCGCATGATCGAGATACTGATGGCCGGCCGCGAGTTGGGCAAGACGCTGGAGATCGGCGCCGGCTGCGGTTATCAGGCGGCCATCCTCGGCGTCCTGTCGAAGCACGTATTCGCCGTGGAGCGCGTTGCGCCCTTGCTGGCGCGGGCTCGCGATAACCTGAAACAGCTCAAGCTTTCGCATATCCGCCTCAAGCACGCCGATGGCAATCTTGGCCTGCCGGAAGCCGCGCCATTTGATACCATCATATTGGCCGCCGCCGCGGCCGACGTGCCGCAGACCCTGTTGGCGCAGTTGGCGAAAGGGGGGCGGCTGGTGATGCCGCTGGGCAGCGCGGAACAGGTGATCAGCCTGGTCGAGCGCACTGAAGGCGGCTTTGTCGAAACACGATTTGACGCGGTGCGCTTCGTGCCGCTGTTACCGGGAGTGGAATGA
- the surE gene encoding 5'/3'-nucleotidase SurE → MRILLSNDDGYFAPGLAQLAASLADLGDVSVVAPERNRSGASNSLTLDRPLYLRQAANGFMYVSGTPTDCVHLAVTGVLDHQPDMVVSGINLGANMGDDTIYSGTVAAATEGYLLGVPSIAVSLASFEGRHFATAGRVARELVQRFSATPFPEPILLNVNVPDIPYADLRGIKITRLGRRHKAEPAVKSVSPRGETMYWIGAAGPAADAGEGTDFHAVENGWVSITPLQIDLTHAAQVSDVRRWFNPEQ, encoded by the coding sequence ATGCGCATTCTGCTCAGCAACGACGACGGCTATTTCGCGCCGGGGCTCGCCCAGCTTGCGGCCAGCCTCGCCGATCTTGGCGACGTTTCGGTGGTTGCGCCCGAGCGCAATCGCAGCGGAGCAAGCAACTCATTGACGCTGGATCGGCCGCTCTACCTGCGCCAGGCGGCCAATGGCTTCATGTATGTCAGCGGCACGCCAACGGATTGCGTGCATCTGGCGGTGACCGGGGTGCTCGATCACCAGCCCGACATGGTCGTCTCGGGCATCAATCTCGGCGCCAACATGGGCGACGACACGATCTACTCCGGCACGGTGGCCGCGGCCACGGAAGGCTATCTGCTCGGCGTGCCTTCAATTGCCGTATCGCTGGCCAGTTTCGAGGGACGGCATTTCGCCACGGCGGGACGCGTGGCGCGCGAACTCGTGCAGCGTTTCAGCGCCACGCCATTTCCCGAGCCGATTCTCTTGAATGTCAATGTGCCGGATATCCCCTACGCGGACCTGCGCGGTATCAAGATCACCCGTCTGGGGCGCCGCCACAAGGCGGAACCGGCCGTCAAATCGGTGAGCCCGCGCGGCGAGACCATGTACTGGATCGGCGCCGCTGGTCCGGCTGCCGATGCCGGTGAAGGCACGGATTTTCATGCGGTGGAAAACGGCTGGGTGTCGATTACGCCGCTGCAAATCGATCTCACCCATGCGGCGCAGGTGTCCGACGTGCGCCGCTGGTTCAATCCGGAACAATGA
- a CDS encoding GNAT family N-acetyltransferase, protein MEIVLHHAATDIARTDWAALDHDGDPFVSRAFLGTAEKVGAAGTAMGWQARHLGLHEDGLLLGLLPLYLRNHSFGDFSRDWNWASAWQRAGLAYYPKLVSGVPYTPSPGPRLLVRQGIERDAVAPVLVEAAVDVARQLGASSWQCLFVEEADRSLLAEAGLLMRRGVQFHWFNRAYRDFDDFLAGFTADKRKKLKRERRLVRESGLRMEARHGDEIDPGLWHAIHRQYRDTFARYGNHPAFPVEFFIEAGALLARRMVVFIAFRDEQPVASAICYRDTRTLYGRHWGTEVGMPGLHFELCYYQGIEYCIRHGLQGFEPGAQGEHKLARGFEPVPTWSAFWIANPGMRRAVADFIAREDSAMQDYEAETAGHLPFKSPG, encoded by the coding sequence ATGGAAATCGTCCTGCACCACGCCGCCACCGACATTGCCCGGACCGACTGGGCCGCGCTCGATCACGACGGCGATCCTTTCGTCAGCCGGGCCTTTCTCGGTACCGCCGAGAAAGTCGGCGCTGCCGGTACGGCGATGGGCTGGCAGGCGCGGCATCTGGGGCTGCATGAAGACGGCCTGCTGCTGGGGCTTCTGCCGCTCTACCTGCGCAATCATTCCTTCGGCGACTTCTCGCGCGACTGGAACTGGGCGTCGGCCTGGCAACGCGCCGGCCTCGCCTACTATCCCAAGCTGGTCAGCGGCGTGCCCTACACGCCCTCGCCGGGGCCGCGCCTGCTGGTGCGGCAGGGCATCGAACGCGATGCCGTGGCGCCGGTACTGGTCGAAGCCGCAGTGGACGTCGCCCGCCAACTCGGGGCTTCGTCCTGGCAATGCCTGTTCGTCGAGGAAGCGGATCGCAGCCTGCTGGCCGAAGCCGGCCTCCTGATGCGGCGTGGCGTACAGTTCCACTGGTTCAATCGGGCTTACCGCGACTTCGACGACTTCCTCGCCGGCTTCACCGCCGACAAGCGCAAGAAGCTCAAGCGCGAGCGCCGTCTGGTGCGCGAATCCGGGCTGAGAATGGAAGCCCGGCATGGCGATGAAATCGACCCCGGGCTCTGGCATGCAATCCATCGCCAGTATCGCGACACCTTCGCCCGCTACGGCAATCACCCGGCATTTCCCGTCGAGTTCTTCATCGAAGCGGGCGCCCTGCTCGCCCGCCGGATGGTGGTCTTCATCGCCTTCCGCGACGAACAGCCGGTGGCATCCGCCATCTGCTATCGCGACACCCGCACGCTGTATGGCCGTCATTGGGGCACCGAGGTCGGAATGCCCGGACTGCACTTTGAGCTTTGTTACTACCAGGGCATCGAATACTGCATTCGCCACGGCCTGCAAGGCTTCGAGCCGGGTGCGCAAGGCGAACACAAGCTTGCCCGCGGCTTCGAGCCGGTGCCGACGTGGTCGGCATTCTGGATCGCCAATCCCGGCATGCGCAGGGCTGTGGCGGACTTCATCGCCCGCGAGGATTCAGCGATGCAGGACTACGAAGCGGAAACCGCTGGCCATCTTCCCTTCAAATCGCCCGGCTGA
- a CDS encoding MerR family transcriptional regulator, translating to MATASNSRDELPSIPAKRYFTIGEVSELCGVKPHVLRYWEQEFTQLRPVKRRGNRRYYQHHEVLLVRRIRELLYQEGFTISGARNRLEDGPGKAHDVPDAVVGESQSSLRAELASIIEFLRVS from the coding sequence GTGGCAACAGCCAGCAATAGCCGGGACGAACTGCCGTCGATTCCGGCCAAGCGCTACTTCACTATCGGTGAGGTGAGCGAGTTGTGCGGCGTCAAGCCGCATGTCCTGCGCTACTGGGAGCAGGAGTTCACCCAGCTGCGCCCCGTCAAGCGGCGAGGCAACCGCCGCTACTATCAGCATCATGAAGTCCTGCTGGTGAGGCGGATTCGCGAGCTGCTGTACCAGGAAGGTTTTACCATCAGCGGCGCGCGCAATCGCCTCGAGGATGGCCCGGGGAAGGCGCACGATGTGCCGGACGCGGTGGTCGGCGAATCGCAATCGTCGCTGCGTGCGGAACTGGCCTCAATCATAGAATTTCTTCGCGTTTCCTGA
- a CDS encoding integration host factor subunit alpha, whose protein sequence is MTLTKAELADLLFEKVGLNKREAKDMVEAFFDEVRLALEKGDCVKLSGFGNFQLREKPQRPGRNPKTGEEIPITARRVVTFHASQKLKAAVEAFPRGNSQQ, encoded by the coding sequence ATGACATTGACAAAGGCGGAACTCGCCGATCTGCTGTTCGAGAAAGTCGGGCTCAACAAGCGCGAAGCCAAGGATATGGTCGAGGCTTTTTTCGACGAAGTACGCCTCGCGCTGGAAAAGGGCGACTGCGTGAAGCTCTCGGGCTTCGGCAATTTTCAGCTGCGCGAAAAGCCGCAGCGCCCCGGACGCAATCCCAAGACCGGCGAAGAGATCCCGATTACCGCGCGCCGCGTCGTTACCTTCCACGCCAGCCAGAAACTCAAGGCGGCGGTCGAGGCTTTCCCGCGTGGCAACAGCCAGCAATAG
- the pheT gene encoding phenylalanine--tRNA ligase subunit beta, giving the protein MQFSESWLRSLCNPSLSSEELCHVLTMAGLEVEERRPAGADFSNVVVAHVMSVDKHPDADKLKLCSVDVGEAGPLQIVCGAPNVAAGMKVPCARVGAKLPGIEIKQAKVRGIESFGMLCSARELGLSDDHGGLLPLAADAKVGEDIRRHLDLDDHLITLKLTPNRADCLSLLGIARELSALTGAPLLAPEVKPVAAVVADTREIVLDAPQSCSRYCGRIIRNVNAKAPTPEWIKRRIERSGIRSISFLVDVTNYVMLELGQPLHAFDDAELSGAIHVRLPRAGEQLLLLNEQTVTPSADTALIADDAKPLAMAGIMGGEHSGINDGTRDLFLESAFFPPAAIAGKARALGFSSDASHRYERGVDFELQRKAIERATQLILDTCGGQPGPVIEAVSAAHLPSRKPVRLRTARVSKVLGIALDAERIEGMLKGLGLAVERQGDDFLVTPPSFRFDIEIEEDLIEEIARIHGYDNIPSQPPVARMAMMPATETSRTPMTLRRMVAERNYHEVVTFSFVEAAWEADFAANKAPIVLANPIASQMGVMRSSLIGGLVGTLVANRKRQSERVRVFELGRCFRKDPAAGPVDGFAQPLRLAGLAAGPAVPEQWGAPASRVDFYDVKADVEALFAPRRLQFAKAEYPALHPGRCATVSLDGQTVGIIGELHPRWVQKYELGTAPVVFELELAALLATPFPEYVEVSRFPAVIRDLALVVPQSLILEPLLAALRAAAPAIVRDVALFDVYQGKGLAENEKSLAFRIVMQDTQRTLEDAEVEAVIANLLAVATRDFSASLRG; this is encoded by the coding sequence ATGCAATTCTCCGAATCCTGGCTGCGCAGCCTCTGCAATCCCTCCCTGTCGAGCGAGGAACTCTGCCATGTGCTGACCATGGCCGGCCTTGAAGTCGAGGAACGCCGTCCCGCCGGCGCCGACTTTTCGAATGTCGTCGTGGCTCACGTAATGAGCGTCGACAAGCATCCCGATGCTGACAAGCTCAAACTCTGCTCGGTCGATGTCGGCGAAGCCGGCCCGCTGCAGATTGTCTGTGGCGCGCCGAATGTCGCCGCCGGCATGAAGGTGCCATGCGCGCGGGTCGGTGCCAAATTGCCGGGTATTGAAATAAAACAGGCCAAGGTGCGCGGCATCGAGAGCTTCGGCATGCTCTGCTCTGCGCGTGAACTTGGTCTTTCCGACGACCATGGCGGGCTGTTGCCGTTGGCTGCCGATGCGAAAGTCGGCGAGGACATCCGCCGCCATCTCGATCTCGACGATCACCTGATTACCCTCAAGCTGACGCCGAACCGCGCCGATTGCCTGTCGCTGCTCGGCATCGCGCGCGAACTCTCGGCGTTGACCGGTGCGCCGCTGCTGGCGCCTGAAGTCAAGCCGGTGGCGGCGGTTGTCGCCGACACGCGCGAGATCGTGCTCGATGCGCCGCAGTCCTGTTCGCGCTATTGCGGCCGCATCATCCGCAACGTCAATGCCAAGGCGCCGACGCCGGAATGGATCAAGCGACGCATCGAGCGCAGCGGCATCCGCTCGATTTCCTTCCTGGTCGACGTCACCAATTACGTGATGCTCGAACTCGGCCAGCCGCTGCACGCCTTCGACGATGCGGAACTTTCGGGCGCGATCCACGTGCGTCTGCCCAGGGCTGGCGAGCAACTTCTTCTATTGAACGAACAGACCGTGACGCCGTCGGCGGACACCGCCCTGATTGCCGATGACGCGAAGCCGCTGGCGATGGCCGGCATCATGGGCGGCGAACATTCGGGCATCAACGACGGCACCCGCGACCTGTTCCTCGAAAGCGCCTTCTTCCCGCCGGCGGCGATCGCCGGCAAGGCGCGGGCGCTGGGTTTCTCGTCGGACGCCTCGCACCGCTACGAGCGCGGCGTCGATTTCGAACTGCAGCGCAAGGCCATCGAGCGCGCGACGCAACTGATTCTGGACACCTGCGGCGGGCAACCCGGCCCGGTGATCGAGGCGGTCTCGGCCGCACATCTACCTTCGCGCAAACCGGTGCGTTTGCGCACGGCGCGGGTCTCCAAAGTGCTGGGCATCGCGCTTGATGCCGAACGCATCGAAGGCATGCTGAAGGGCCTTGGCCTCGCGGTCGAGCGCCAGGGCGACGACTTCCTCGTCACGCCGCCGTCCTTCCGCTTCGACATCGAGATCGAAGAGGACCTGATCGAGGAAATCGCCCGCATTCATGGCTACGACAACATTCCGTCGCAGCCGCCCGTGGCGCGAATGGCAATGATGCCGGCCACGGAGACCAGCCGTACGCCGATGACACTGCGCCGCATGGTCGCCGAGCGGAACTATCACGAAGTGGTGACCTTCAGCTTCGTCGAGGCCGCGTGGGAAGCCGACTTCGCCGCCAACAAGGCTCCCATCGTGCTCGCCAATCCCATCGCCAGCCAGATGGGCGTCATGCGCTCCTCGCTGATCGGCGGCCTGGTCGGAACGCTGGTCGCCAATCGCAAACGGCAGAGCGAGCGGGTCCGCGTATTCGAACTGGGGCGCTGCTTTCGCAAAGATCCCGCCGCGGGTCCGGTGGATGGTTTCGCTCAGCCGCTGCGTCTGGCTGGCCTTGCCGCCGGCCCGGCCGTGCCCGAACAATGGGGCGCACCGGCCAGTCGGGTGGACTTCTATGATGTCAAGGCCGATGTCGAAGCCTTGTTCGCGCCGCGCCGCCTCCAATTCGCCAAGGCCGAATATCCCGCCCTGCATCCGGGCCGCTGTGCCACCGTCAGCCTCGATGGACAGACCGTCGGCATCATTGGCGAACTGCATCCGCGCTGGGTGCAGAAATACGAGTTGGGCACCGCCCCGGTGGTTTTCGAGCTCGAATTGGCGGCGCTGCTGGCAACCCCGTTCCCCGAATATGTCGAGGTCTCCCGCTTCCCCGCCGTGATCCGCGATCTGGCCTTGGTGGTGCCGCAGAGCCTGATCCTGGAGCCGTTGCTGGCCGCCCTGCGCGCCGCTGCGCCGGCCATTGTTCGCGATGTGGCGCTGTTCGACGTTTATCAGGGCAAGGGCCTGGCCGAAAACGAAAAGAGCCTTGCCTTTCGGATAGTTATGCAAGATACTCAACGTACTCTCGAGGATGCCGAAGTCGAGGCGGTGATCGCCAATCTGCTGGCGGTTGCCACTCGCGACTTCAGTGCGTCTCTGCGGGGCTAA